GCAACTGCGGTAAGTCGATGGTTAATGGTTGATGGAGAGTTCTTTCAACCATCAACCATCGACTTTCAACCATCACCCTCTCTTACAGGTCGCGGCGGCTGAAGCGCTGCATGGCGGCCAGGACGGCCAGGATGGTCAGGGCGACGGCCCAGACGACCAGACCGGCGGCGATGGGGGCGTCCGCGAAGAAGGGGTTCGCGCCGCGTGAGGCCTCGCTGATCTGGAGGGCCACGGCGGGTTGCAGGTGGTAACTGGCGCCCAGCCACAGGGCGTTGGTGGGCATCAGGGCGTTCGCGGTGCGGCCCAGGGTGGTCAGGGTGGGCGTGTCGGCGAAGGTGCCGATGGACCCCAGGATGCCGCCCGTGAAGCCCACGCCGTACAGCACGAACACGCCGATGCCGTTGGCGAGCGTGGTGAACAGCGTGCTGCCTAGCACGGTCAGGCCGGTCAGCAGCAGCGTGGACAGCAGGATCAGGCCGGTCGCGGCGAGCGGGGCGGGCGGCAGGTAGCCGGTGATGGCGTACACGCCGCCGAGCAGGCCGGCGCTCAGCAGGGCCACGTACCCGAGGTTCACGGCGCCGAAGCCCAGCCAGCGGCCCAGCACCAGTTGCGCGCGGCTGATGGGCCGCGCGATGACACTCTGCATGACGCCGTTCTCGATGTCGCCGCTGACGGCGCCCACCGTGGACAGCACCGCCATCAGGGACCCCAGGAAGTACACGAGGTACATGCCGAACATGGCCGAGTAGATGACGGGCAGGTTCGACGCGCCGTTCAGGCTGCGGCCGTCCAGTCCGGCCTCCAGGGACCGCTCGTCCAGGGTGCCTTCCAGCCGTACGATGCCGTACAGGTAGAAGCCCAGGAACAGCGCGGTCAGCAGCAGCAGCACGCTCACGAGGCGTTTGCGCACCGCCTCGCGCAGCGAGAGTTCCGCGATCAGCAGGGCGTTACGCACGGGCGGCCCCCTGGCCCAGGCGGGCGGTGCGGGCGTGGCTGTCCGGGGTGTCCTCGATCAGGTCCAGGAACATGGTTTCCAGGTC
The DNA window shown above is from Deinococcus sp. LM3 and carries:
- a CDS encoding ABC transporter permease, yielding MRNALLIAELSLREAVRKRLVSVLLLLTALFLGFYLYGIVRLEGTLDERSLEAGLDGRSLNGASNLPVIYSAMFGMYLVYFLGSLMAVLSTVGAVSGDIENGVMQSVIARPISRAQLVLGRWLGFGAVNLGYVALLSAGLLGGVYAITGYLPPAPLAATGLILLSTLLLTGLTVLGSTLFTTLANGIGVFVLYGVGFTGGILGSIGTFADTPTLTTLGRTANALMPTNALWLGASYHLQPAVALQISEASRGANPFFADAPIAAGLVVWAVALTILAVLAAMQRFSRRDL